aataataatacatcaATCATTAAAATGGATTATCAACAATTTACCTACAAATCAGCAACAAATATGTTACAGCTCATCTACAAACTATTATTACCGACAATTTGACTACAGTTTAACTACAATCTGGAAACACTGCAGCTAGTACTTTTTTGATTCTACTGCACCAAAAAAAATATCTTACCCTTAGTTTCTGAGATAATGTACTGTTGTCTTCCAATTCTTTGTTGTATTTGTGACCAAGGTATGTGAAAGTACCCTTTGCCTTCGATAACTTTTCTTTTGTCCAACGTTCAAGAAGAGTCCTCATatactcaaatatatcaaatattGGCAGCTCTCTTGCATCTTTTGTTACAGCATTCAACGACTCGGCAATGTTTGACGTCATAGTAAAAGTTCTATTCACCGTTGCATGTACTCTTGACCATCTATGATAGCCAATATCATATAGGTAAGACTTTACACGCAGGTTTACCTCTTCAATCTTCAAcatcctttcattaaattcatccagAGTGTATGACCGTGCTGTAGCAAAGTACAATTCATGTAATTGTAGATGTCCCTTCTTGAATTTTGACCTTATATTTGTCCATATATGCCACATGCAAGAGTAGTGTGCCATGCCCAGATAGACAACTGATGTTGCCTTCAGTATACTCTCATGCCTATCTGAAACAACACACATTTAAGGTCTTTCACCATATGCCTCCTTGAATTTCTCAAAGAACCACTTCCAAGACGCGTCGTTTTCAGAATCAACCACAACATATGCCAAGGGCAAAATAGTACCTACATTTTTTAGACATAAAATATGATTAAATAACAACTACaatatatattgagaatatagacAAGTTAACtacattattttatataactacaaaataactacaacatAACTACAATTTAACTGCATTTTAAAGACTGTCTACAAAATAAGTACAAAATTATTCCATTATTTACCTGCTGCATCCATGGTGCTTGATGTCAGCATAATCCCCCTGTAGGCTGACTTTAAGAATGTCCTATCAACCACTACTACCGGCCTACAATGTTGCCAACCATTTATTGATGTACAAAGAGCAACAAATGCGTATAAGAAGCAATCATCTGCTGCCTTTTTCAATTTAACAACAGAacaaggataattcttctcaagaatataaaaatatttgggtaatttGTTGTAGGAGTCACACGGATTCCCTCTCAAAAACTGTAAAGctttttcctttgctctccatgCTTGCATGTAGCTTAGGTTCAGTCCATGTTCGGATAACATGTCAGTTTGTATGTCCTTTGGTGTGTAAACAGTCTTAGGATCACAATACTTTGGAACGACCATGCTACCAAGTACTGCTGCAGTACGTTTGCGCTGTATGAATGTTTCGTCCATTAGGCAACATGTGTGTTGTCGGCTGAAACTTCTTATCTTGAACATTGCCGAATCATTAATTGACGTTGCCTTGAAATGCCATTTACAACTTTCAGCAACACATATAAGCCAGTAGCTACAAAAGAAATATAATATTTACACAAATTTATGaaaaactacaattaactacaaactgactacaatttaactacaatttataAAACCCACCTATCTTCAATCATACACTGATTTTGCTGATATATTATCCACAAATAACTACATACCTTCTATGACTAGATCTTTTTACTCTGAACTGGAACTTGTGCATCACTGAATAATTCTTTATTGCAGCAGCTACTGTTTGCTTGTCCTGATAAACTTGTCCTTCTTCAATATATGTTTGCGTAGAttcagttattatttcactttgataTTCCTCTATAGCTGGTGAGGATGGAAATTCAAGTAAGTTTAGGAATCCAGACGAACCTGCAAACAATAAATTCATAAATGTAGTTTCTATGTAGATAATTTTGAAAGCAACATTGCTTTATCCTTTTCAGTACTATGTG
Above is a window of Nicotiana tabacum cultivar K326 chromosome 8, ASM71507v2, whole genome shotgun sequence DNA encoding:
- the LOC142163152 gene encoding uncharacterized protein LOC142163152, whose product is MCVVSDRHESILKATSVVYLGMAHYSCMWHIWTNIRSKFKKGHLQLHELYFATARSYTLDEFNERMLKIEEVNLRVKSYLYDIGYHRWSRVHATVNRTFTMTSNIAESLNAVTKDARELPIFDIFEYMRTLLERWTKEKLSKAKGTFTYLGHKYNKELEDNSTLSQKLRVRASTDHIHTVLDGVKRYIVCLENKKCSCGQFQLDELPYAHALAALRHRNETYENYCSPYYTRKSLLLTYEMPVNPLPDEGKWDVPQHILDEVVKPPAGDKRQPGRPHKERYKTFDEIKSKKYKVSCGNCGGEGHNKRTCKNAPKKK